A window from Garra rufa chromosome 14, GarRuf1.0, whole genome shotgun sequence encodes these proteins:
- the guca1c gene encoding guanylyl cyclase-activating protein 3, translated as MGAHGSNMDEVLAEDMHHWYNKFMRESPSGLITLFELKTMLQMQGMSEEASGYVDQVFFTFDMDGDGYIDFVEYIAAVSLLLKGEINQKLKWYFKLFDQDGNGKIDRDEMETIFKAIQDITRSYDIPPDDIVSLIYERIDVNNEGELTLEEFITGAKEHPDIMEMLTKMMDLTHVLEIIVNGQKKKE; from the exons ATGGGTGCCCACGGATCCAACATGGATGAAGTCTTGGCTGAGGATATGCACCACTGGTACAACAAGTTCATGAGGGAATCGCCATCAGGGCTCATCACGCTTTTTGAACTCAAGACCATGCTACAGATGCAGGGGATGTCTGAGGAAGCCAGTGGCTATGTGGACCAAGTCTTCTTCACCTTTGACATGGATGGG GATGGCTATATAGATTTTGTAGAATACATTGCAGCTGTAAGTCTTCTACTGAAAGGAGAAATAAACCAGAAGCTGAAGTGGTACTTCAAGCTCTTTGATCAGGATGGAAACGGCAAAATTGACAGAGATGAAATGGAGACCATATTCAAA GCCATCCAGGACATTACCCGGAGTTATGATATTCCTCCAGATGATATTGTGTCTCTGATCTACGAGAGGATTGATGTCAATAATGAAG GTGAATTGACACTGGAAGAGTTCATCACAGGTGCTAAAGAACATCCTGATATCATGGAGATGCTCACCAAGATGATGGACCTCACCCATGTCTTGGAGATCATAGTCAATGGGCAGAAAAAGAAGGAGTGA